One Deefgea tanakiae genomic region harbors:
- a CDS encoding LysR family transcriptional regulator, whose product MLNPLWLCSFQAVVRLGSFTRAADELNLTQAAISQHMARLEAQTGRLFIRQGRQLELTPNGQALLIYAQEVDIAQKRFFRTLSAYGPVNGSVSLMVPGSVGLKLYPELLAWQIEQPAISIEMRFAPEPCIIQALLDQTTELGIVTYTPSDERLNYTRLGQEQLCLVLPAQSQARGWDDLQQLGWINHPDGTAMAMRWFARAFPGKRLADIPERGFINQISLILQPVVLGLGFAILPQHAVKAFQQQDAIRIWSLEQAVSDTLWLVQRQEWPLSQQVRLAAEIIKSGLTN is encoded by the coding sequence ATGCTGAATCCGCTTTGGCTGTGCTCTTTTCAAGCTGTCGTGCGCTTAGGTAGCTTCACCCGTGCCGCCGATGAGCTTAACTTAACCCAAGCCGCCATTAGCCAGCACATGGCTAGACTTGAAGCTCAGACTGGTCGCTTGTTTATACGGCAAGGCCGGCAACTGGAATTAACGCCGAACGGGCAGGCTTTATTGATATACGCACAAGAAGTCGACATCGCGCAGAAGCGCTTTTTTCGCACGCTGAGTGCCTATGGGCCGGTGAACGGATCGGTTTCGCTGATGGTGCCCGGTAGTGTCGGGCTAAAACTTTATCCTGAGTTGTTGGCGTGGCAAATTGAGCAGCCCGCAATCTCAATTGAAATGCGTTTTGCACCAGAACCCTGCATTATCCAAGCCTTACTCGATCAGACTACCGAACTGGGTATCGTGACCTACACACCAAGCGATGAGCGCCTAAATTACACCCGCTTGGGTCAAGAGCAGCTCTGCTTAGTTTTACCAGCTCAAAGTCAAGCTCGCGGCTGGGATGATTTGCAGCAGTTAGGCTGGATTAATCACCCCGATGGCACAGCCATGGCGATGCGCTGGTTTGCTCGTGCGTTTCCCGGCAAACGCTTGGCAGATATTCCAGAGCGCGGCTTTATTAACCAGATTAGCCTTATTTTGCAACCGGTCGTACTAGGCTTAGGGTTTGCAATCTTGCCTCAGCATGCGGTCAAAGCATTTCAACAACAAGACGCCATACGCATTTGGTCCCTAGAGCAAGCTGTCAGCGATACTCTTTGGCTGGTGCAACGACAAGAGTGGCCTCTAAGTCAGCAAGTACGACTCGCTGCCGAGATAATTAAATCAGGGCTGACTAACTAG
- a CDS encoding AAA family ATPase: protein MLHTLAIANYRSLRDLIMPLSKLNIISGANGSGKSSLYRALRLTAEAAEGRLIAHLAQEGGFSSTLWAGPENISAAMRRGEVPIQGTVRQATVALKLGFAGDDFSYAIDLGLPVPSLSLFAADPEIKREQIWAGRIQRDAALLLDRRGAVARIRDGRAWQVINQHVPSYDSVFMQCADPMNAPEVLQLREAMRRWRFYDHLRTDAAAPVRQAQIGTYTPILANDGANLAAALQTIIEIGEPDTLAAAIDDAFPGARIQIEVQQGRFSVVMWQHGLLRPLATSELSDGTLRYLLLVAALLSPRPPELLVLNEPETSLHPDLLPALARLICAAAQRSQVIVVSHASRLVAALERESDCNSIILQKVLGETTILGLHDLEKPSWHWSAR, encoded by the coding sequence ATGCTGCATACCCTCGCCATTGCCAATTACCGCTCACTTCGTGATTTGATCATGCCTTTATCAAAGCTGAATATCATCAGCGGTGCTAATGGCAGCGGTAAATCGAGTTTATACCGCGCTTTGCGTTTAACTGCTGAGGCGGCGGAGGGGCGTTTGATTGCGCACTTGGCGCAAGAAGGCGGCTTTTCATCGACTTTGTGGGCTGGGCCGGAAAATATCAGTGCAGCCATGCGACGTGGTGAAGTGCCAATTCAAGGTACTGTGCGGCAAGCTACGGTAGCGCTGAAGCTAGGTTTTGCTGGCGATGATTTTTCGTATGCGATTGATTTGGGCTTGCCAGTGCCGAGTTTGTCTTTATTTGCCGCTGACCCTGAAATCAAGCGCGAACAAATTTGGGCGGGTCGAATTCAGCGTGATGCAGCATTGTTACTCGATCGGCGCGGCGCTGTGGCGCGCATACGAGATGGGCGAGCATGGCAAGTGATCAATCAGCATGTGCCATCTTACGACAGTGTGTTTATGCAATGTGCTGATCCGATGAACGCGCCCGAAGTACTGCAACTGCGGGAGGCGATGCGCCGCTGGCGATTTTATGATCATCTGCGCACCGATGCTGCCGCACCTGTGCGGCAAGCACAGATTGGCACCTACACCCCAATTTTAGCCAACGATGGCGCTAATTTAGCCGCAGCCTTGCAAACGATTATTGAAATTGGTGAGCCGGACACACTCGCTGCTGCGATTGATGATGCTTTTCCTGGTGCGCGAATTCAGATTGAAGTACAGCAAGGCCGGTTTAGTGTCGTCATGTGGCAGCATGGTCTGTTGCGGCCTTTGGCGACCAGCGAGTTATCCGACGGCACGCTGCGCTATTTGCTCCTAGTCGCAGCGCTATTGAGCCCTCGACCACCCGAACTCTTGGTCTTGAACGAGCCAGAAACCAGCTTGCATCCCGATTTGTTACCGGCCTTAGCACGTTTGATTTGCGCTGCCGCACAACGTAGCCAAGTGATTGTCGTAAGTCACGCGAGTCGCTTGGTCGCCGCGCTAGAGCGTGAGAGCGATTGCAATTCTATTATTTTGCAGAAGGTATTGGGTGAAACGACTATTTTAGGTCTACACGATTTGGAAAAACCATCTTGGCATTGGTCCGCGCGATAA
- a CDS encoding tyrosine-type recombinase/integrase: MSIRQYARIVNRWVSSIGLDPTEYCTHTMRRTKVTLIYRRAKNLRAIQLLLGHAKMESNVRYLGIEVDDALEISDQTEI; the protein is encoded by the coding sequence ATGTCGATCCGACAATATGCCCGCATTGTAAATCGTTGGGTCAGTTCAATCGGGTTAGATCCAACTGAATATTGCACGCACACCATGCGAAGAACTAAGGTCACGCTGATTTACAGGCGAGCAAAAAACTTGCGTGCAATTCAATTGCTGCTTGGACATGCGAAAATGGAGAGTAACGTTCGTTATCTTGGCATTGAAGTTGATGATGCTCTCGAAATATCCGACCAGACTGAAATATAG